In Sphingobium sp. B2D3C, a genomic segment contains:
- the dnaN gene encoding DNA polymerase III subunit beta, with translation MKATIERATLLKSLGHVQSVVERRNTIPILSNVLIDATGDGAIKLMATDLDLQIVENVQAQVETPGATTVSAHTLFDIARKLPEGSQVRLEAAEGKMLVQAGRARFNLQTLPRDDFPIIAEGALPTSFELPAASLIQIIDKTRFAISTEETRYYLNGIFLHVAEDAAPVLKAAATDGHRLARVTVVRPDGAEGMPDIIIPRKCIAELRKLLDEVDGSVRIDLSPTKIRFDLGNAVLTSKLIDGTFPDYSRVIPTGNDKLLKIDPRSFEEGVDRVATIATEKTRAVKMALEKDKITLSVTSPENGTAAEEVPGDYSAAPIEIGFNARYLLDILGQVEGDSVEVHLADAAAPTLIRENEKAPALYVLMPMRV, from the coding sequence ATGAAGGCCACCATCGAACGTGCGACGCTCCTGAAGAGCCTCGGCCATGTCCAGTCGGTCGTGGAGCGGCGCAACACGATCCCAATTCTCTCGAACGTGCTGATCGACGCGACCGGCGACGGCGCCATCAAGCTGATGGCCACCGATCTCGATCTGCAGATCGTCGAGAATGTGCAGGCGCAGGTGGAAACGCCGGGCGCCACCACGGTCTCGGCCCACACGCTGTTCGACATCGCGCGCAAGCTGCCCGAGGGCAGCCAGGTCCGCCTGGAAGCTGCCGAGGGCAAAATGCTGGTGCAGGCCGGGCGGGCCCGCTTCAACCTGCAGACGCTGCCGCGCGACGACTTCCCGATCATCGCGGAAGGCGCGCTGCCCACCAGCTTCGAGCTGCCGGCCGCCTCGCTCATCCAGATCATCGACAAGACGCGCTTTGCGATCTCCACCGAGGAGACGCGCTATTATCTGAACGGCATCTTCCTGCACGTCGCGGAAGACGCCGCCCCGGTGCTGAAGGCCGCCGCGACCGACGGCCACCGCCTCGCCCGCGTGACGGTCGTGCGCCCCGATGGCGCCGAGGGCATGCCGGACATCATCATTCCGCGCAAATGCATCGCCGAACTGCGCAAGCTGCTCGACGAAGTGGATGGCAGCGTGCGCATCGACCTCTCGCCCACCAAGATCCGCTTCGACCTTGGCAATGCGGTGCTGACCAGCAAGCTGATCGACGGCACCTTCCCGGATTACAGCCGCGTGATCCCGACCGGCAACGACAAGCTGCTCAAGATCGATCCGCGCAGCTTCGAGGAAGGCGTGGACCGCGTCGCGACCATCGCCACCGAGAAGACCCGCGCCGTGAAGATGGCGCTGGAGAAGGACAAGATCACCCTCTCCGTCACCAGCCCGGAAAACGGCACTGCCGCCGAGGAAGTGCCCGGCGACTACAGCGCCGCGCCCATCGAGATCGGCTTCAACGCCCGCTATCTGCTCGACATTCTCGGACAGGTCGAGGGCGACTCGGTTGAAGTCCACCTCGCCGACGCCGCCGCGCCGACGCTCATCCGCGAGAATGAGAAGGCGCCGGCGCTTTACGTGCTCATGCCGATGCGGGTCTGA
- a CDS encoding amidohydrolase — MLKSPLAFLLALSALASPAMAATVDARATGAIEQSIKQSTPDLIALYRDLHANPELSLAETRTAARLALEMRKLGLEVSEKVGGTGVVAVLRNGEGPVVLIRADMDALPMKELSQSPFASTREAPYQGKTTFVAHSCGHDLHMAWWVGTAKAMLAMRDQWRGTMLFVAQPGEESGQGARKMVKDGLFTRFSKPDYGFAAHVGNDPVGRIVVKQGAFTSNSDTIRITFKGKGGHGSMPSRTIDPIVMGARFVMDVQTVVSRQKDPFEFGVVTVGSFQAGTAANIIPDTASLALTLRSFSPEVREQLVEGVKRTALSVATMSQAPEPVIDHSRGAASVINDDDLAAKTAAALRTAGWDDIALIAASAPGGSASEDYSELVSASGMRSVYLGVGGYLPSVIADYAKRGEPLPTNHSPYFLPDAESAIPTAIRSLSVAALSVLANPK; from the coding sequence ATGCTCAAATCCCCTCTCGCGTTCCTCCTCGCCCTGTCGGCGCTGGCCAGTCCGGCCATGGCCGCGACCGTGGATGCGCGGGCGACCGGTGCTATCGAGCAATCCATCAAGCAGAGCACGCCGGATCTGATCGCGCTCTACCGCGATCTGCACGCCAATCCCGAGCTAAGCCTGGCGGAAACCCGCACGGCCGCGCGGCTGGCGCTGGAAATGCGCAAGCTGGGGCTGGAGGTCTCCGAGAAGGTCGGCGGGACCGGCGTCGTCGCCGTGCTGCGCAATGGCGAGGGGCCGGTGGTGCTGATCCGTGCGGACATGGATGCCCTGCCGATGAAGGAGCTGAGCCAGTCGCCCTTCGCGAGCACCCGTGAGGCGCCGTATCAAGGCAAGACCACGTTCGTCGCGCATAGCTGCGGCCATGATCTGCACATGGCCTGGTGGGTCGGCACGGCGAAAGCCATGCTCGCCATGCGGGACCAGTGGCGCGGGACGATGCTGTTCGTCGCGCAGCCGGGCGAGGAAAGCGGGCAGGGCGCGCGCAAGATGGTCAAGGACGGTCTGTTCACGCGCTTCTCCAAGCCCGATTACGGCTTTGCGGCCCATGTCGGCAATGATCCCGTCGGGCGGATCGTGGTCAAGCAGGGTGCCTTTACCAGCAATTCGGACACCATCCGGATCACTTTCAAGGGCAAGGGCGGTCACGGCTCGATGCCGAGCCGCACCATCGATCCCATCGTGATGGGCGCGCGCTTCGTCATGGATGTGCAAACCGTGGTCAGCCGGCAGAAGGATCCGTTTGAGTTCGGGGTCGTGACGGTCGGCTCGTTCCAGGCGGGCACGGCGGCCAATATCATCCCGGACACGGCATCGCTGGCCCTGACGCTGCGCTCCTTCTCGCCGGAGGTGCGCGAGCAGCTGGTCGAGGGCGTGAAGCGCACGGCACTCTCCGTCGCGACCATGTCGCAGGCGCCCGAACCGGTGATCGATCACAGCAGGGGCGCGGCATCAGTCATCAATGACGATGATCTCGCTGCAAAAACCGCAGCTGCCCTGCGCACGGCGGGGTGGGACGACATTGCGCTGATCGCGGCCAGTGCGCCGGGCGGTTCGGCCAGCGAGGACTATTCCGAACTGGTGTCAGCCAGCGGCATGCGCTCGGTCTATCTGGGTGTCGGCGGCTATCTGCCGTCGGTCATCGCGGATTATGCCAAGCGCGGCGAGCCGCTCCCGACAAACCACTCGCCCTACTTCCTGCCGGACGCCGAAAGCGCCATCCCAACGGCCATACGCAGCCTGTCGGTCGCGGCCCTCTCGGTGCTGGCCAATCCCAAATAA
- a CDS encoding gamma-glutamyltransferase family protein — MQDSAQGSHGMVTAPHHLASEAGLSILRDGGTAIEAAIATAACLAAVYPHMTGIGGDGFWLIHEPDGRVWAIDACGRSPRALGDAYAGLSAIPWRGPLAANTVAGTVSGWDLARSSLASPFPLHRLLADAIAHAEQGVAVTAGGAELAASKSDELTCVPGAYRTIFEPEGRPLREGDTLRQPQLAETLRMLAKDGLDSFYRGALAERIADDLTRLGSPVTAQDLAAHRATSPAPLSVRLRDAMLYNTAPPTQGLASLLILALFDRLPAEQAESFAHLHGLVEATKQAFLVRDAHVGDPAFMEIDPKALLDDAAELDRMAQAIDPARAMPWPRPSALGDTCWFAAADARGQVVSCIQSTYFEFGSGLVLPQSGITWQNRGCSFRLADEGWNALKPGRKPFHTLNPALAHFDDGRVMAYGTMGGEGQPQTQAALFSRYARFGVPLQQAISAPRWLLGRTWGEESTSLKLEDRFDPALYAQLRAAGHEVELVAPMTAMMGHAGAIVRHADGQLEGASDPRSDGKAAGF, encoded by the coding sequence ATGCAAGACAGTGCCCAAGGCAGCCACGGAATGGTCACCGCGCCCCATCATTTGGCCAGCGAAGCCGGCCTGTCCATCCTGCGGGATGGCGGCACGGCCATCGAGGCGGCGATTGCCACCGCCGCCTGCCTCGCCGCGGTCTATCCGCACATGACGGGTATCGGCGGGGACGGTTTCTGGCTGATCCACGAGCCAGACGGCCGGGTTTGGGCCATCGACGCCTGCGGGCGCAGTCCTCGGGCGCTAGGCGATGCCTATGCCGGCCTGTCGGCCATTCCCTGGCGCGGGCCGCTCGCCGCCAATACCGTGGCGGGCACGGTCTCCGGATGGGATCTGGCGCGGTCCTCGCTGGCCTCTCCCTTCCCCCTGCATCGCCTGCTCGCGGACGCCATTGCCCATGCCGAACAGGGCGTGGCGGTGACCGCCGGCGGCGCCGAACTGGCCGCGAGCAAATCGGACGAGCTGACATGCGTGCCGGGCGCCTATCGCACGATCTTCGAGCCGGAGGGCCGCCCGCTCCGCGAGGGCGACACGCTGCGCCAGCCGCAACTGGCCGAAACGCTGAGGATGCTGGCCAAGGACGGGCTGGACAGCTTCTATCGCGGCGCGCTGGCCGAGCGAATCGCCGACGATCTCACCCGGCTCGGCAGTCCGGTGACGGCGCAGGATTTGGCGGCCCACCGCGCGACCTCGCCTGCCCCACTCTCCGTGCGGCTGCGCGACGCCATGCTCTACAACACCGCCCCGCCGACTCAGGGCCTCGCGTCGCTGCTGATCCTGGCGCTGTTCGACCGCCTGCCAGCAGAACAGGCCGAAAGCTTCGCGCATTTGCACGGACTGGTGGAGGCAACCAAGCAGGCCTTCCTCGTCCGCGATGCACATGTCGGCGATCCGGCCTTCATGGAGATCGACCCGAAGGCGCTGCTCGATGACGCGGCGGAACTGGACCGGATGGCGCAGGCGATCGATCCGGCGCGCGCCATGCCCTGGCCGCGCCCCTCGGCCCTCGGAGATACCTGCTGGTTCGCCGCCGCCGATGCCCGCGGGCAGGTGGTGAGCTGCATCCAGAGCACCTATTTCGAGTTCGGCTCTGGCCTCGTGCTGCCGCAGAGCGGCATCACATGGCAGAATCGCGGCTGCTCTTTCCGTCTTGCAGACGAGGGGTGGAATGCCCTCAAGCCCGGCCGCAAGCCGTTCCACACCTTGAATCCCGCGCTGGCGCATTTCGATGACGGCCGGGTGATGGCCTATGGCACCATGGGTGGCGAAGGCCAGCCGCAGACGCAGGCCGCTTTGTTCAGCCGCTACGCCCGTTTCGGCGTGCCCTTGCAGCAGGCGATCTCCGCCCCGCGCTGGCTGCTCGGCCGGACATGGGGGGAAGAGAGCACATCACTCAAGCTGGAGGATCGCTTCGACCCGGCGCTTTATGCGCAGCTTCGCGCGGCGGGGCATGAGGTGGAGCTGGTCGCACCGATGACGGCGATGATGGGCCATGCCGGCGCCATCGTCCGCCATGCCGATGGGCAGCTGGAAGGCGCGAGCGATCCGCGCAGCGACGGCAAGGCGGCGGGCTTCTGA
- the hpxZ gene encoding oxalurate catabolism protein HpxZ has protein sequence MEINKPAVLAEVTALVDAYERALGDNDIAMLDGMFWQSDRAVRYGVGECLYGIEEILAFRKARAGGSPPRTIRRMEITTFGDDFATANVEFQRIGGEVIGRQSQSWARLSEGWRIVSAHVSLQGSGH, from the coding sequence ATGGAGATCAACAAGCCCGCCGTCCTCGCGGAGGTGACCGCGCTTGTGGATGCATACGAACGCGCGCTGGGAGACAATGACATCGCCATGCTGGATGGCATGTTCTGGCAGTCGGACCGCGCGGTGCGTTATGGGGTTGGCGAATGCCTGTACGGGATCGAGGAGATCCTCGCCTTCCGCAAGGCGCGAGCGGGCGGCTCGCCGCCTCGGACCATCCGGCGCATGGAGATCACCACCTTCGGCGATGATTTCGCGACCGCCAATGTCGAGTTCCAGCGGATCGGCGGCGAGGTCATCGGCCGCCAGAGCCAGAGCTGGGCGCGGCTGTCGGAGGGATGGCGCATCGTCTCCGCCCATGTCTCGCTGCAGGGAAGCGGCCACTGA
- a CDS encoding cysteine hydrolase family protein, protein MPDQTASYHRLGSSPRRAWQVNAQEAILAQGDQPRRVVACEAAPQNLQIDLARTAIVVVDMQNDFCHPDGWLASIGVDISAARSPIAPLQALLPRLRAEDVPVIWLNWGNRPDRMNLSPSVLHVYKPDGTGTGLGDPLANGAPVLEEGSWAAAVVDELPIAPQDVCVSKYRMSGFWDTPLDSILRNLRVDTVLFAGVNSDQCVLATLIDANCLGYDCVLLTDCAATTSPAFCAEATLYNVKQCFGFVTDSAALVAGMDAASGQARA, encoded by the coding sequence ATGCCGGACCAGACAGCCTCCTATCATCGCCTCGGCAGCTCGCCGCGCCGCGCGTGGCAGGTGAATGCGCAGGAGGCCATTCTCGCGCAGGGCGACCAGCCGCGCCGCGTTGTCGCCTGCGAAGCCGCGCCGCAGAATCTGCAGATCGATCTGGCGCGCACGGCGATTGTCGTGGTGGATATGCAGAACGACTTCTGCCATCCCGATGGCTGGCTGGCCTCGATTGGCGTGGATATTTCCGCCGCGCGCTCGCCCATCGCGCCGTTGCAGGCGCTGCTGCCGCGTCTGCGCGCAGAGGACGTGCCCGTCATCTGGCTCAATTGGGGCAACCGGCCGGACCGGATGAACCTCAGCCCCTCGGTCCTCCATGTCTACAAGCCGGATGGCACCGGCACCGGCCTTGGCGATCCGCTGGCGAACGGGGCGCCGGTTCTGGAAGAAGGGAGCTGGGCGGCGGCCGTGGTCGACGAACTGCCGATCGCCCCGCAGGACGTGTGCGTCTCCAAATATCGCATGTCCGGCTTTTGGGACACGCCGCTGGACAGCATCCTGCGCAATCTGCGGGTCGATACGGTGCTGTTTGCGGGCGTGAACAGCGACCAGTGCGTGCTGGCGACGCTGATCGACGCGAATTGCCTGGGCTATGACTGCGTGCTGCTCACCGATTGCGCGGCGACCACCTCGCCGGCCTTCTGCGCCGAGGCGACGCTCTACAATGTGAAACAATGCTTTGGTTTCGTGACCGATTCGGCGGCCCTCGTCGCCGGCATGGACGCGGCGAGCGGGCAGGCGCGCGCGTGA
- a CDS encoding cupin domain-containing protein, which produces MNPAVYLSRATELQAFRIAPTDTNYFVILHDKAVPGFEHVCVVEIFEPGGKTPPNSHKAAFEFFYVLEGEGRATCDGASVSLSRGSAMLLPPGGLHVIENTGPGKLYTLTVMTPDEGFSDLIRSGVPVDLDASDIALLSGDA; this is translated from the coding sequence ATGAATCCCGCCGTCTATCTCTCCCGTGCGACCGAACTGCAGGCGTTCCGCATCGCGCCGACCGACACCAACTATTTCGTGATCCTCCATGACAAGGCCGTGCCCGGCTTCGAACATGTGTGCGTGGTCGAGATTTTCGAGCCCGGCGGCAAGACCCCGCCGAACAGCCACAAGGCCGCCTTCGAGTTCTTCTACGTGCTGGAAGGGGAAGGGCGGGCGACCTGCGATGGAGCCAGCGTGTCGCTCAGCCGGGGCAGCGCCATGCTGCTGCCGCCCGGCGGCCTGCATGTCATCGAGAATACCGGGCCGGGCAAACTCTACACGCTCACTGTCATGACACCCGATGAAGGCTTCTCCGACCTCATCCGCTCTGGCGTGCCGGTCGATCTCGATGCCAGCGATATCGCTCTTCTCTCAGGAGACGCATGA
- a CDS encoding creatininase family protein, whose translation MLEYWQDMTTRDFQSVDAARDIALMPVAAIEQHGPHLPVSVDADINAGVVAAAARHLADGVRVVALPMLAIGKSNEHMAFPGTLTVGTETLLRYWIDIAESVLRAGFRKIVVLNSHGGQPQLVEILVRELRVRHGALAVSASTYGFGVPEGLFSEDELHHGIHAGAVESSMMLHLRPEQVKRDLLADFPSTGPAIARDYDELRLEGAVGIGWMTQDINPDGAIGNASLANADHGAQCLDHAGRGLARLLADVSRYPLPESRA comes from the coding sequence ATGCTTGAATATTGGCAGGATATGACGACCCGCGACTTCCAGTCGGTGGATGCCGCGCGCGATATTGCCCTTATGCCGGTCGCTGCTATCGAGCAGCACGGGCCGCATCTGCCGGTCTCTGTCGATGCCGATATCAATGCGGGTGTCGTCGCGGCAGCAGCGCGTCACTTGGCGGACGGCGTGCGCGTCGTCGCGCTGCCGATGCTCGCCATCGGCAAGAGCAATGAGCATATGGCCTTCCCCGGGACGCTGACCGTCGGGACTGAGACGCTGCTGCGCTACTGGATCGATATCGCCGAGTCCGTCCTGCGCGCCGGTTTCCGCAAGATCGTGGTGCTGAACTCGCACGGTGGCCAGCCCCAGCTTGTCGAGATTCTGGTGCGCGAGCTGCGGGTGCGTCACGGCGCTCTCGCCGTCTCCGCGAGCACCTATGGCTTTGGCGTGCCGGAGGGCCTTTTCAGCGAGGATGAGCTGCATCACGGCATTCATGCTGGCGCGGTGGAAAGCTCGATGATGCTCCACCTGCGCCCCGAGCAGGTGAAGCGCGATCTGCTGGCGGATTTTCCCTCGACCGGCCCGGCCATTGCACGCGATTATGATGAGCTTCGGCTCGAAGGCGCGGTGGGCATTGGCTGGATGACGCAGGATATCAATCCGGACGGGGCAATCGGCAATGCCAGCCTCGCCAATGCCGATCACGGCGCCCAATGTCTCGACCATGCCGGGCGCGGCCTCGCGCGCCTGCTTGCCGATGTCAGCCGCTACCCCTTGCCGGAGTCCCGCGCATGA
- a CDS encoding FAD-binding oxidoreductase has product MNLNGLIDALKGPKVITDAAAVRRMSRDYYWYSPILKRQLADVTGDVLLEAHSEADILEIAAACYAHDVPLTVRGGGTGNYGQAMPIRGGALLDMRAMDQLLWVKDGVCRVQAGKRLITLDQELAEHGYEMRLHPSTRTVATVGGFIAGGSGGVGSINWGMLRETGNILGARLVTLEAEPRVLELRGADIAKFNHSYGVTGIITELELPLANAQWWIDAVVTFDDLLSAARFGKAFAESPGLVKKQCGVMAPPIAHTYLRPIAHYVRADEACALVMVASQSWEGFETLVAAHGGRIAHDSRTAPATGKRVPLYELCWNHTTLQALKVDPTLTYLQTLLPAQNCVELADELQRHFGEEVMFHLEFTRSGPAISCSAIQMVRFTTEERLNEIMAYHEQRGCRQFNPHVYTIEEGGMKQVNHVQLAFKREVDPKGLLNPGKMLAWDNQDALADI; this is encoded by the coding sequence ATGAACTTGAATGGTCTGATCGACGCACTGAAGGGGCCGAAGGTCATCACCGATGCCGCAGCGGTGCGCCGGATGAGCCGCGACTATTACTGGTACAGCCCCATCCTCAAGCGCCAGCTCGCCGACGTAACCGGCGACGTGCTGCTGGAAGCGCATTCCGAAGCCGACATTCTGGAAATCGCGGCGGCCTGCTACGCCCATGACGTGCCGTTGACGGTGCGCGGCGGCGGCACCGGCAATTACGGCCAGGCCATGCCGATCCGGGGCGGCGCGCTGCTCGACATGCGCGCGATGGACCAGCTCCTCTGGGTGAAGGACGGCGTGTGCCGCGTGCAGGCCGGCAAGCGCCTCATCACGCTCGATCAGGAACTGGCCGAGCATGGCTATGAAATGCGCCTGCACCCTTCCACCCGCACCGTCGCGACCGTCGGCGGGTTCATTGCCGGCGGGTCCGGCGGCGTCGGCTCGATCAACTGGGGGATGTTGCGGGAGACCGGCAACATCCTCGGCGCCCGGCTCGTGACGCTGGAAGCCGAGCCGCGCGTGCTCGAACTGCGCGGCGCGGACATTGCCAAGTTCAACCACAGCTATGGCGTGACCGGCATCATCACCGAGCTGGAATTGCCGCTCGCCAATGCGCAATGGTGGATCGATGCGGTCGTCACGTTCGACGATCTGCTGAGCGCCGCCCGCTTCGGCAAGGCGTTCGCCGAAAGTCCGGGCCTGGTGAAGAAGCAGTGCGGGGTGATGGCCCCGCCGATCGCCCACACCTATCTGCGCCCCATCGCGCACTATGTGCGCGCCGATGAAGCCTGCGCGCTGGTGATGGTCGCCAGCCAGTCCTGGGAAGGGTTCGAGACGCTCGTCGCCGCTCATGGCGGACGCATCGCGCACGATAGCCGCACCGCGCCTGCCACGGGCAAGCGCGTGCCGCTCTACGAGCTGTGCTGGAATCACACGACGCTGCAGGCGCTCAAGGTCGACCCGACGCTGACCTATTTGCAAACGCTGCTGCCGGCCCAAAATTGCGTGGAACTGGCCGACGAACTCCAGCGCCATTTCGGCGAGGAGGTGATGTTTCACCTCGAATTTACCCGCAGCGGCCCGGCCATAAGCTGCTCAGCCATCCAGATGGTGCGCTTCACCACCGAGGAGCGACTGAACGAGATCATGGCCTATCATGAGCAGCGCGGCTGCCGTCAGTTCAACCCGCATGTCTACACCATCGAGGAAGGCGGCATGAAGCAGGTCAACCACGTCCAGTTGGCCTTCAAGCGGGAAGTCGACCCCAAGGGCCTGCTCAACCCCGGCAAGATGCTGGCCTGGGACAATCAAGACGCGCTCGCGGACATCTGA
- a CDS encoding Rieske 2Fe-2S domain-containing protein, which translates to MVSVANNELMTRVGPGTPMGTVMRQYWIPACASSEIAADGAPLRLMLLGEKLLAFRDSEGRVGVMDHRCPHRCASLFFGRNEKGGIRCVYHGWKFDVNGKCLDMPNVSEADAAKFQPRVHAKVYRTAERAGVVWVYMGERETPPPLPCIEATMLPDAELRVTLTQRECNWLQALEGDIDTSHFGFLHVGSVADDEVDATNMHSVAVTKRAPDFKVTDTDWGTMAGAYRPSADGEGLYWRICQYIFPFWALFPDGTFSDNVTANAWVPMDDTHTMVINFAWVKRTQPLRTTVDGNTIAGLEFRHNFLPNSSDWFGRWKLAQNAENDYEVDRTAQNEVSFTGVTGITLQDQYITESMGDIVDRSNEHLVTSDLMIMQTRKRIIKAARALQDAGTVPPGVDDPEIVNGARGGAYNAPVDADWMEEYQAQLAAAIGPTRDN; encoded by the coding sequence ATGGTTTCGGTTGCGAATAATGAACTGATGACGCGCGTTGGCCCCGGCACACCGATGGGCACCGTCATGCGCCAATATTGGATTCCGGCCTGCGCCTCATCGGAGATCGCTGCGGACGGCGCGCCGCTGCGCCTGATGCTGCTCGGAGAGAAGCTGCTCGCTTTCCGCGATAGCGAGGGCCGGGTCGGCGTGATGGACCATCGCTGCCCGCATCGCTGCGCCTCGCTCTTCTTCGGGCGGAACGAAAAGGGCGGCATTCGCTGCGTGTACCATGGCTGGAAGTTCGACGTGAACGGCAAGTGCCTGGATATGCCGAACGTCTCCGAAGCCGACGCCGCCAAGTTCCAGCCGCGCGTCCATGCCAAGGTGTATCGCACCGCTGAGCGCGCTGGCGTGGTGTGGGTGTATATGGGCGAGCGCGAAACGCCGCCGCCCCTCCCCTGCATCGAAGCCACGATGCTGCCGGATGCCGAACTGCGCGTGACGCTCACCCAGCGCGAGTGCAACTGGCTGCAGGCGCTGGAAGGTGACATCGACACCAGCCACTTCGGCTTCCTGCATGTCGGCAGCGTGGCCGACGACGAAGTCGATGCGACCAACATGCACAGCGTCGCGGTGACCAAGCGCGCGCCCGACTTCAAGGTGACGGATACCGACTGGGGCACGATGGCCGGCGCCTATCGCCCCTCTGCCGATGGCGAGGGCCTCTACTGGCGCATCTGCCAGTATATCTTCCCTTTCTGGGCGCTGTTCCCGGATGGCACCTTCTCCGACAACGTCACCGCCAATGCCTGGGTGCCGATGGACGATACCCATACCATGGTGATCAACTTCGCCTGGGTGAAGCGCACCCAGCCGCTGCGCACCACGGTGGATGGCAACACCATCGCGGGTCTGGAATTCCGCCACAATTTCCTGCCCAACAGCAGCGACTGGTTCGGCCGCTGGAAGCTCGCCCAGAATGCCGAGAATGACTATGAGGTGGATCGCACCGCGCAGAATGAGGTGAGCTTCACCGGCGTGACCGGCATCACCCTGCAGGACCAGTATATCACCGAGAGCATGGGCGACATCGTGGACCGCTCGAACGAGCATCTCGTCACCAGCGATCTGATGATCATGCAGACCCGCAAGCGCATCATCAAGGCAGCCCGCGCGCTGCAGGATGCCGGCACGGTGCCCCCCGGCGTGGACGATCCCGAGATCGTCAACGGCGCGCGCGGTGGCGCCTATAATGCGCCCGTCGATGCGGACTGGATGGAAGAATATCAGGCCCAGCTCGCCGCGGCCATCGGCCCGACGCGGGATAATTGA
- a CDS encoding bifunctional 5,10-methylenetetrahydrofolate dehydrogenase/5,10-methenyltetrahydrofolate cyclohydrolase, giving the protein MPMILDGDATAAAWRARIKARADESAFVRAGHRPCLVTVLVGDDEASRAYVSRKHQDCEALGFSSRQIDLPASISEADLLALIDILNRDAACHGLIVQLPLPAHIDAGAVIEAISPDKDVDGLHPLNLGRMLSGQPALRPCTPSAILALLREYDVPLAGRRVAIIGRGLLVGRPLAAMLADRDVDAVVTVLHRGMADMTPMLRESDVIIAAAGQPDLVRADMVRPGACVVGVGITYVDGQMVSDIAEDVAQVAGWVTPRHGSVGPMTRTMLMRNLLDAALSLN; this is encoded by the coding sequence ATGCCTATGATTCTCGATGGCGATGCCACTGCGGCAGCATGGCGCGCGCGGATCAAGGCGCGGGCGGACGAGAGCGCGTTCGTGCGGGCGGGGCACCGTCCCTGCCTCGTCACGGTTCTCGTGGGCGATGATGAGGCAAGCCGGGCCTATGTCTCGCGCAAGCATCAGGATTGCGAGGCGCTTGGCTTTTCCTCCCGCCAGATCGATCTCCCCGCCAGCATCTCGGAGGCCGATCTGCTGGCGCTGATCGACATCCTCAACCGCGACGCCGCCTGTCATGGGCTGATCGTGCAACTGCCGCTCCCTGCGCACATCGATGCCGGCGCGGTGATCGAGGCGATCAGCCCGGACAAGGATGTGGACGGGCTCCACCCCCTCAATCTGGGGCGGATGCTGTCCGGTCAGCCGGCGTTGCGGCCCTGCACGCCGAGCGCGATCCTCGCTCTGCTGCGTGAGTATGATGTGCCGCTGGCCGGGCGCCGCGTCGCGATCATCGGGCGCGGGCTGCTGGTCGGTCGGCCGCTCGCGGCGATGCTGGCTGACAGGGATGTCGATGCGGTCGTCACCGTGCTTCATCGCGGCATGGCGGATATGACGCCTATGCTGCGCGAGAGCGACGTGATCATCGCCGCAGCCGGCCAGCCCGATCTTGTGCGTGCCGACATGGTGCGACCCGGCGCCTGCGTCGTCGGCGTCGGGATTACCTATGTCGACGGGCAGATGGTGTCGGACATTGCCGAGGATGTGGCGCAGGTGGCCGGCTGGGTGACGCCGCGCCACGGCTCGGTGGGGCCGATGACCCGCACCATGCTGATGCGCAATCTGCTGGACGCGGCGCTCAGCCTGAACTGA